A single Watersipora subatra chromosome 7, tzWatSuba1.1, whole genome shotgun sequence DNA region contains:
- the LOC137399338 gene encoding uncharacterized protein, translating to MGNTLSDSHMTIDLCIGYCTSLGHNYAGLQGADKCFCGENYDKHGEKDEHFCNLPCDSDSEQSCDGNNAISVYQTFPDGEAIQLEDEVDWTDDLMITNTISSELEVEIVSMIEHPLSTNKLLVATRDRLIEFTENGDCTVMAGIEVDQCDNLLDSAVHTFLRISDVTHVNFERIGQSSATFAVADTLDNCVKMFVITTNTFMKLLEFGTCNDEGIMGSMEKFAMNDIKLNEPKMVTTAYYDNLVQLIINCRLEDPYMVIASFYATESFGFAYFPNTNVMPIVMTAPYGSMRLEKKAQDCVVRWYRDAGEQSYDYACPSARVGFFQPHQINGTLIIVSKDATQVAKANQGMRNLQLEMCGDIPNVALLTGSKIGPGGFWIYNKFTRLFCFFEPSKKSTSQQVPKLSFHQVSESHECDGDLIEATQMESLEMCAYLCVKRKYSAFSFNINEAYCSLYVARTSQLGFHKLGSVCYRLETGN from the exons ATGGGTAATACGTTAAGCGACAGTCATATGACCATTGACCTCTGCATTGGATACTGTACATCTTTAG GTCACAACTACGCCGGTCTACAAGGAGCAGATAAGTGCTTTTGTGGTGAGAACTATGACAAGCATGGCGAGAAGGATGAACACTTCTGTAACTTACCTTGTGATAGCGACTCAGAACAAAGCTGTGATGGCAATAATGCCATCAGTGTATACCAAACATTCCCTG ATGGTGAAGCAATTCAATTAGAAGATGAAGTTGACTGGACGGATGATTTGATGATTACTAACACCATAAGCAGTGAGTTGGAAGTCGAAATAGTCTCAATGATAGAGCATCCACTGTCGACAAACAAACTCTTGGTTGCCACCCGAGATCGATTAATTGAGTTTACTGAGAATGGTGATTGTACGGTGATGGCTGGCATAGAAGTTGATCAATGTGATAATTTACTAGACTCAGCTGTGCATACGTTCCTCAGAATATCTGATGTCACTCATGTGAACTTTGAAAGAATAGGTCAATCATCTGCCACTTTTGCTGTAGCTGACACCCTAGACAACTGtgtaaaaatgtttgtaataaCTACAAACacttttatgaaattattaGAGTTTGGCACCTGTAACGATGAAGGGATAATGGGGTCGATGGAAAAGTTTGCTATGAACGATATAAAACTGAATGAACCAAAAATGGTTACGACTGCATACTATGATAATCTTGTACAACTGATCATCAACTGCAGATTAGAGGATCCCTACATGGTAATAGCTAGTTTTTATGCAACCGAGTCCTTTGGTTTTGCATATTTTCCAAACACCAATGTCATGCCAATAGTGATGACAGCTCCATATGGATCAATGCGGCTAGAGAAAAAGGCACAGGACTGTGTAGTACGCTGGTATAGAGATGCTGGCGAGCAATCATACGATTATGCTTGTCCATCAGCTCGGGTTGGTTTTTTTCAACCTCATCAGATCAATGGCACACTGATCATAGTGTCCAAAGATGCGACACAAGTGGCAAAAGCAAATCAAGGGATGCGCAATCTCCAATTGGAAATGTGTGGTGACATCCCAAATGTTGCTCTACTAACCGGATCCAAAATAGGTCCTGGAGGCTTTTGGATATACAACAAGTTTACAAGactgttttgcttttttgaaccATCTAAGAAATCTACTAGCCAGCAAGTACCAAAGCTTTCATTCCATCAAGTCTCTGAAAGTCATGAGTGTGATGGGGATTTAATTGAAGCAACTCAAATGGAAAGCCTAGAGATGTGTGCTTACCTTTGTGTCAAGAGGAAATACTCAGCTTTTTCCTTTAACATAAATGAAGCCTATTGTTCACTTTATGTCGCGCGTACAAGCCAACTAGGTTTCCATAAACTTGGAAGCGTCTGCTACCGTTTGGAAACAGGAAACTAG